A region of Desulfobacterales bacterium DNA encodes the following proteins:
- a CDS encoding homoserine O-acetyltransferase, which produces MSEYATHEDTGVSVGLVEKKFFHFADPPQAMVLEGGSSLGPVTIAYETMGSLNHAGSNAILILHALSGDSHVAGYYGKEDPKPGWWDIMVGPGKAIDTDRYFIICSNILGSCMGSTGPSSINPETGRPYGLDFPVVTIGDMVRAQKALLDHLGINRLLSVIGGSIGGMQVLEWAVRYPKMVRSAIPLATTTRHSALAIAFNEVARQSIMADPNWNNGQYYDREKPNLGLAVARMIGHITYLSDEAMRVKFGRRLQDKNDFSFNFDVDFQVEGYLRYQGNKFVERFDANSFLYITKAADYFDLGLRNGTQSVTEAFARARAKFLVVSFTSDWLYPTYQSKKMVKAMKKNNLDVSFCEIEADWGHDAFLLPNPRLSSLISGFIGQVAGEAEEESRAV; this is translated from the coding sequence ATGAGCGAGTATGCGACCCATGAGGACACCGGGGTCTCGGTGGGGCTGGTTGAGAAAAAATTCTTCCACTTTGCCGATCCGCCACAGGCAATGGTGCTTGAGGGCGGTTCCAGCCTTGGCCCGGTAACCATTGCCTATGAGACCATGGGCTCCCTGAACCATGCGGGGAGCAACGCCATTCTCATCCTCCACGCCCTGTCAGGCGATTCCCACGTTGCCGGCTACTACGGCAAGGAGGACCCCAAGCCGGGCTGGTGGGACATCATGGTCGGACCGGGCAAGGCCATTGATACGGACAGATATTTCATCATCTGTTCCAACATTCTCGGCAGTTGCATGGGCTCCACCGGACCGTCCTCCATCAATCCCGAAACCGGCCGTCCCTACGGCCTTGATTTCCCGGTGGTCACCATCGGCGACATGGTCCGAGCCCAGAAGGCCCTGCTCGATCACCTCGGTATCAACCGGTTACTGTCGGTGATCGGCGGCTCCATCGGCGGAATGCAGGTGCTGGAATGGGCGGTCCGCTATCCCAAGATGGTGCGTTCCGCCATCCCCCTGGCCACCACCACCCGCCACTCGGCCCTGGCCATCGCCTTTAACGAGGTGGCCCGTCAATCGATCATGGCCGACCCCAACTGGAACAACGGTCAGTACTATGACCGGGAAAAGCCGAACCTCGGCCTGGCGGTGGCGCGGATGATCGGTCATATCACCTATCTCTCCGACGAGGCGATGCGGGTAAAATTCGGCCGCCGGCTTCAGGACAAAAACGATTTCTCCTTTAATTTTGATGTGGATTTCCAGGTCGAGGGTTATCTGCGCTATCAGGGGAATAAATTCGTGGAACGGTTTGATGCCAATTCGTTCCTCTACATCACCAAGGCGGCCGACTATTTCGATCTGGGGCTGCGCAACGGTACCCAGTCGGTGACCGAGGCCTTTGCCAGGGCCAGGGCCAAGTTCCTGGTGGTGTCGTTCACCTCGGACTGGCTCTACCCCACCTACCAGTCCAAAAAAATGGTCAAGGCGATGAAAAAAAACAACCTGGACGTGAGCTTCTGCGAAATCGAGGCCGACTGGGGGCACGACGCCTTTCTCCTGCCCAACCCGCGGCTCAGTTCACTTATCAGCGGCTTTATCGGTCAGGTTGCCGGCGAGGCCGAGGAGGAAAGCCGTGCGGTTTGA